A genomic stretch from Halorhodospira halophila SL1 includes:
- the lpxA gene encoding acyl-ACP--UDP-N-acetylglucosamine O-acyltransferase: MTRIHPNALVDPKARLGEEVEVGPFSVIGPDVEIDEGTWIGPHAVIQGPTRIGRDNRIYQFAALGEAPQHKGYQGEPTELVIGDGNTIREFVTCHRGTAQGRGETRIGDHNWLMAYCHIAHDCRLGNHLLFANSASLAGHVDVGDHATLGGFALVHQFCRIGPYAFCGFGSGINRDVPPFVTVSGQMAVPHGINSVGLRRHGFSRERIRDIKRAYRTIYRQGLRLDDAREALCQQLSHSADVQGMVDFIDNSQRGLLR; encoded by the coding sequence TTGACGCGAATCCACCCGAACGCCCTGGTCGATCCCAAGGCTCGCCTCGGTGAAGAGGTCGAGGTGGGGCCGTTCAGCGTCATCGGTCCGGATGTGGAGATCGACGAGGGGACCTGGATCGGCCCCCACGCGGTTATTCAGGGCCCGACCCGCATCGGTCGGGACAATCGGATCTATCAATTCGCTGCGCTCGGTGAGGCCCCCCAGCACAAGGGGTACCAGGGGGAACCCACCGAGCTGGTGATCGGTGACGGCAACACCATCCGCGAGTTTGTTACCTGCCACCGCGGTACCGCTCAGGGGCGGGGCGAGACCCGGATCGGGGATCACAACTGGCTGATGGCCTACTGCCACATCGCCCACGATTGCCGCCTGGGCAATCACCTGCTGTTCGCCAACTCCGCCTCGCTGGCTGGACACGTGGACGTCGGCGATCACGCAACCCTGGGCGGCTTCGCGTTGGTTCACCAGTTCTGCCGCATCGGCCCCTACGCCTTCTGCGGGTTCGGCAGCGGCATCAACCGGGACGTGCCGCCGTTCGTCACGGTCTCCGGGCAGATGGCTGTCCCCCACGGCATCAACTCGGTCGGGCTGCGTCGGCACGGCTTCTCGCGGGAGCGTATTCGGGATATCAAGCGTGCCTACCGCACGATCTACCGCCAGGGTCTTCGGCTTGACGACGCCCGCGAGGCGTTGTGTCAGCAGCTCAGTCACTCCGCGGACGTGCAGGGCATGGTCGATTTCATCGACAACAGTCAGCGCGGCCTGTTGCGCTGA
- a CDS encoding ribonuclease HII, whose product MTPSRGAWGVVGVDEAGRGPWAGPVVAAAVVLAEPIAGVTDSKRLSARSRERAAALIRSEAVAWGVGRADVTEIDALNIRRATFLAMARAVAVVAETSPIAEVLVDGREIPDDLPAPARPVVGGDALEPAISAASILAKTLRDAEMVLLDEAYPGYGFGRHKGYGTAEHRRALEELGPCPMHRRSFAPVRRLLGG is encoded by the coding sequence GTGACCCCCTCGCGCGGTGCATGGGGGGTGGTGGGCGTTGACGAGGCCGGACGCGGACCCTGGGCAGGGCCGGTGGTTGCCGCGGCGGTGGTCCTGGCGGAACCGATCGCCGGGGTTACCGACTCCAAACGGCTTTCCGCGCGGAGCCGCGAGCGCGCTGCAGCGCTGATCCGTAGCGAGGCCGTGGCCTGGGGGGTAGGGCGGGCCGATGTTACCGAGATCGATGCCTTGAATATTCGTCGTGCCACCTTCCTGGCCATGGCCCGGGCGGTGGCCGTGGTGGCCGAGACCAGCCCGATCGCCGAGGTGCTGGTGGATGGTCGAGAGATCCCGGACGATCTGCCCGCCCCGGCGCGACCCGTAGTGGGTGGGGATGCGCTGGAGCCGGCCATCTCCGCAGCCTCGATCCTGGCCAAGACCCTGCGTGACGCCGAGATGGTGCTGCTTGACGAAGCCTACCCGGGGTACGGTTTTGGGCGGCACAAAGGGTACGGCACGGCCGAACATCGTCGGGCCCTTGAGGAGCTCGGTCCGTGCCCGATGCACCGGCGCAGTTTTGCACCGGTACGCCGGCTGCTCGGTGGCTGA
- the bamA gene encoding outer membrane protein assembly factor BamA, with translation MIRRWGRNTVVALLLGAATVATATADSFVAEQIRVEGLERIDEGTVFSYLPIEPGDRVGSGEVAGAIRELYRSGFFRDVELARDGDELVVRVQERPSIARLQFEGNEQIRTEDLREALRSAGMAEGQVFNRAQLAEIERELRQQYFAQGKYDVSVESTVSPLERNRVAIRIDIEEGPVAEIREIHLTGNEAYSDRELRGVFEQQARRWWAPWSQRHRYARDLLANDLESLRGHYLDRGFLNFAVTSTQVSISPDRRDVHVAVNVAEGEQYEIGSIDVQGHLVVPPEELRELIALEPGELYSRSRVNAGSSAIRSRLAEEGYAFSNVNVRPRVDEEEQVVDLTYVVDPGARVYVRRINITGNQRTQDEVIRREMRQLEGAPLSSEALERSQTRLNRLGFFDFVNVETPRVPGEDDRVDVDVSVQERMTGQLQAGVGYGDVQGLLVNFSVSQDNLLGTGDRLSMTVNNSSVSTIYNVSYTDRYHTQEGVSQTLSAGYRETRSRRADLADYDLTSGHGSVEYSVPFTEVDRLAARLRLERIGIDTRSDTPDWIREYLSDQGDDRFTMVKPRLSWNRDTRDRGVFPTAGGRQRLSLEGTIPGDDLEFYKLTYENRRYWPLRWLGDRTTFSVEGQVSYGDGYGDSSSLPFFENYYAGGVRTVRGYRGNYLGPREEGRDPIGGNARVLTKAQVIFPPTPESQSVRMAAFVDAGQVFNTRLDEYEFDREIIPDGLDRVDLSELRAAAGVSLIWMSPVGPLTFSLAEPLNDTGDDETETFQFSLGTEF, from the coding sequence TTGATCCGACGCTGGGGGCGCAATACGGTCGTCGCGCTGCTGCTCGGCGCGGCTACGGTCGCTACGGCCACGGCGGATTCCTTCGTCGCCGAGCAGATCCGGGTCGAAGGACTGGAGCGGATCGACGAGGGCACGGTCTTCAGCTACCTGCCCATCGAGCCCGGTGACCGCGTGGGGAGCGGCGAGGTGGCGGGGGCGATCCGTGAACTCTACCGCTCCGGCTTCTTCCGTGACGTCGAGCTGGCTCGGGACGGCGATGAGCTAGTGGTGCGGGTGCAGGAGCGGCCGTCGATCGCCCGACTCCAGTTCGAGGGCAATGAGCAGATCCGCACCGAAGACCTGCGCGAAGCCCTGCGCAGCGCCGGTATGGCCGAGGGCCAGGTGTTCAACCGTGCGCAGCTGGCCGAGATCGAGCGGGAGCTGCGTCAGCAGTACTTTGCCCAGGGCAAGTACGACGTCTCCGTCGAGAGCACCGTCTCCCCGCTCGAGCGCAACCGGGTGGCGATCCGCATCGATATCGAAGAGGGCCCCGTCGCCGAGATCCGCGAGATCCACTTGACCGGTAACGAGGCGTACTCCGACCGCGAACTGCGCGGCGTGTTCGAGCAGCAGGCCCGGCGCTGGTGGGCGCCGTGGTCGCAGCGGCACCGCTATGCTCGCGATCTGCTCGCCAACGACCTCGAGAGCCTGCGCGGGCACTATCTGGACCGCGGGTTCCTGAATTTCGCGGTCACCTCCACCCAGGTCTCCATCAGCCCCGATCGGCGCGACGTCCACGTCGCCGTGAACGTCGCCGAGGGCGAGCAGTACGAGATCGGCAGTATTGACGTCCAGGGGCATCTGGTCGTGCCTCCGGAGGAGCTGCGCGAGCTGATCGCCCTGGAGCCGGGCGAGCTCTACTCGCGCAGTCGCGTGAACGCCGGCTCCTCGGCCATTCGGTCCCGGCTGGCCGAGGAGGGCTACGCCTTCAGCAATGTCAACGTCCGCCCCCGGGTGGACGAGGAGGAGCAGGTTGTCGACCTGACTTATGTGGTGGATCCCGGTGCGCGGGTCTATGTGCGGCGGATCAACATCACCGGCAACCAGCGCACCCAAGACGAGGTCATCCGGCGGGAGATGCGCCAGCTCGAGGGGGCCCCGCTGTCCAGTGAGGCGCTGGAGCGCTCGCAGACGCGGCTCAATCGGCTCGGGTTCTTCGACTTCGTCAACGTCGAAACCCCCCGGGTGCCGGGGGAGGACGACCGGGTGGATGTGGACGTCAGTGTCCAGGAACGGATGACGGGACAGCTGCAGGCCGGCGTCGGTTACGGCGATGTCCAGGGGTTGCTGGTCAACTTCTCCGTCTCACAGGACAACCTGCTCGGCACCGGCGACCGGCTGAGCATGACGGTGAACAACTCCAGTGTCTCCACCATCTACAACGTCTCGTATACGGACCGCTACCACACCCAAGAGGGCGTCTCCCAGACCCTGTCCGCCGGCTACCGCGAGACCCGCTCCCGCCGGGCCGACCTGGCAGACTACGACCTGACCTCGGGGCACGGCTCGGTGGAGTACAGCGTGCCGTTCACGGAGGTGGATCGACTGGCGGCGCGGCTGCGCCTGGAGCGCATCGGTATCGATACGCGCAGCGATACACCGGACTGGATCAGGGAGTATCTCTCGGACCAGGGCGACGATCGTTTCACCATGGTCAAGCCGCGCCTGTCCTGGAACCGGGATACCCGAGACCGCGGGGTGTTTCCCACCGCCGGCGGCCGGCAGCGGCTGTCCCTGGAGGGGACGATCCCCGGCGATGATCTGGAGTTCTACAAGCTGACCTACGAGAACCGCCGCTACTGGCCGCTGCGCTGGCTCGGCGACCGCACCACCTTCTCCGTGGAGGGCCAGGTCTCCTACGGCGACGGGTACGGCGATTCCAGCTCGCTGCCGTTCTTCGAGAACTACTACGCCGGCGGCGTGCGCACGGTGCGCGGCTACCGTGGCAACTACCTCGGACCGCGCGAGGAGGGCAGGGACCCGATCGGCGGCAACGCCCGCGTACTCACCAAGGCGCAGGTCATTTTCCCGCCCACGCCGGAGTCGCAGTCGGTGCGCATGGCGGCCTTCGTCGATGCCGGGCAGGTCTTCAACACCCGCCTGGATGAGTACGAGTTCGACAGAGAGATCATTCCGGATGGTCTGGATCGGGTGGACCTGAGCGAGCTGCGGGCCGCGGCCGGTGTCTCGCTGATCTGGATGTCGCCGGTGGGGCCGCTGACCTTCAGTCTGGCCGAACCGCTGAACGACACGGGGGACGACGAGACCGAGACCTTCCAGTTCTCGCTCGGGACGGAATTCTAG
- the lpxB gene encoding lipid-A-disaccharide synthase has product MASPRVAILAGELSGDVLGAGLMRELRRRSPGVQFEGIGGPAMAAEGLESLVPMERLSLMGVTEIVRHLPGLLRLRADLARRWREAPPDCFIGVDLPDFNLGLERRLRAAGIPTVHYVSPTIWAWRPGRVKGVRQSVDRMLTLYPFEEKFYAESGVDAVCVGHPAADRYPMQPDTGAARRTLGLAEDATVVALLPGSRSSEIDRLLEPFLGAAALLAQRPDAPDFVIPVAAPRLRERIEAAVARHDIRLRTRLLEGDTATAVTAADVALTASGTATLEVMLAKRPMVVAYRLSPLSYQIIRRLIRVPWVSQPNLLAGEPLVPEYFQSDVDPQILAEAAAYWLDDAPARLQLVGRFRHLHETLARGADARAAEAVLEVLQ; this is encoded by the coding sequence ATGGCCAGTCCCAGGGTGGCGATCCTCGCCGGTGAGCTCTCCGGCGATGTCCTCGGCGCCGGGCTGATGCGCGAGCTCCGTCGCCGGTCGCCCGGTGTGCAGTTCGAGGGCATCGGCGGGCCGGCCATGGCAGCCGAGGGGCTCGAGTCCCTGGTCCCCATGGAGCGGCTCTCGCTGATGGGCGTGACCGAGATCGTCCGGCATCTGCCGGGGCTGCTGCGGCTGCGTGCCGATCTCGCCAGGCGGTGGCGCGAGGCCCCGCCGGACTGCTTCATCGGCGTCGATCTGCCCGACTTCAATCTGGGTCTGGAGCGGCGCTTGCGCGCCGCCGGCATCCCCACCGTCCACTACGTCAGCCCAACGATCTGGGCCTGGCGTCCCGGGCGGGTCAAGGGGGTCCGGCAGTCGGTGGACCGGATGCTGACCCTTTACCCCTTCGAGGAGAAGTTCTACGCCGAAAGCGGCGTGGATGCCGTGTGTGTCGGCCATCCGGCCGCCGACCGCTACCCGATGCAGCCCGATACCGGGGCAGCGCGCCGGACGCTGGGCCTGGCCGAGGACGCCACGGTGGTGGCGTTGCTCCCCGGCAGCCGGAGCAGCGAGATCGATCGCCTGCTGGAGCCCTTCCTGGGCGCCGCGGCGCTGCTGGCGCAACGGCCGGATGCGCCGGATTTCGTCATCCCCGTCGCTGCACCGCGGTTGCGCGAGCGGATCGAGGCAGCGGTGGCCCGTCACGATATCCGCCTGCGGACCCGTCTACTCGAAGGCGATACAGCCACGGCGGTCACGGCGGCGGATGTGGCATTGACCGCCTCGGGGACGGCAACCCTGGAGGTCATGCTGGCCAAACGGCCCATGGTGGTGGCCTATCGTCTGTCGCCGCTGAGCTACCAGATCATTCGCCGCCTGATCCGCGTGCCCTGGGTGTCGCAGCCCAATCTGCTGGCGGGCGAACCGCTGGTGCCGGAGTACTTCCAGTCTGACGTCGATCCGCAGATCCTTGCTGAGGCAGCGGCGTACTGGCTCGACGACGCCCCCGCCCGCCTGCAGCTGGTGGGCCGTTTTCGCCACCTCCACGAGACGCTGGCCCGGGGCGCCGATGCGCGGGCGGCGGAGGCGGTTCTCGAGGTGCTGCAGTGA
- the dnaE gene encoding DNA polymerase III subunit alpha encodes MSEDPPPFVHLRLHSEFSLVDGIVRINEAVSAAREAGMPAVAITDQSNLFGMVKFYRAALAAGVKPIIGGDVWLADDTVEFGYARLTLLCRDRGGYRALSRLLSRAYREGACGDIPVIRREWLQADAGGLLALSGGAQGDIGQALLRGDEATARRYAEEHRRTFGEDGFYLELHRLGRPGDERHLHAAVALAADEDLPVVATNDVRFMRPEDYDAHEVRVCIHQGRTLDDPNRPRHYTEQQYFADAADMAERFSDLPEALETSVRIAERCSVDLELDTNYLPDFPVPEGHTVASFLRAESERGLTQRLEQRGLAEDEDADEVEATYHRRLDHELAVIEQMGFPGYFLIVADFIRWARDNHIPVGPGRGSGAGSLVAYALGITNLDPLRYDLLFERFLNPERVSMPDFDVDFCMERRDEVIEYVSDRYGAEKVSQIATHGTMAARAVVRDVGRVYGHAFGYMDRIAKLIPFEIGMTLDKALEQEEDLRAEYDNDENIRELIDTARSLEGMARNVGKHAGGVVIAPTDLTDFSPLYRDPEEREDAEAWKVATHFDKDDVEAVGLVKFDFLGLRTLTIIDWTVQAVNRILEQRGERALDIDGIPLDDSATFDLLKRCATTAVFQLESRGMKELIKRLQPDSFEDIVALVALFRPGPLQSGMVDDFVERKHGRSAVAGYPTRELHHPDLMPVLQPTYGVILYQEQVQRIAQVLAGYSLGEADLLRRAMGKKKPEEMAKQRAKFLEGAQARGLSEGHATGIFDLMEKFAGYGFNKSHSAAYALLSYQTAWLKCHFPAPFMASVLSSDMDNTDKVVIFLDEARAMGLEVLPPDVNRSDKPFRAVDERTIVYGLGAIKGVGESALDAVLGERDAHGPFGDVFDLCRRVDTGRANRRVLEALCRSGSLDSLVPNRATGMAQIPAALAAAEQVTRDQAAGQTDLFGGPAEAVIAPGGAGEEVAEEPEWPEEERLAAEKATLGLFLTGHPIDRYEHELPYLATDRLQRLASGAGGSGGDGNGGRGRSVTAAGLVVALRVRSTSTGGRLATLTLDDRTGRIEVVLFPEAFSKNRHALEKDALLVVRGTLDYDDFSGGYRITGEEVLDIAQARERAAGRLVIPVSAAHAANGLVPQLRQLLSSHAGDSPVHVDYRHPRARGRVVFGRNWTVTPSDELIKRLEAVVDGRVGVEYPR; translated from the coding sequence ATGAGTGAAGACCCTCCGCCCTTCGTCCACCTGCGCTTGCACAGCGAGTTCTCGCTGGTCGACGGCATCGTCCGAATCAACGAGGCGGTGTCGGCGGCGCGCGAGGCCGGTATGCCCGCGGTGGCCATCACCGATCAGTCGAACCTGTTCGGGATGGTCAAGTTCTACCGCGCGGCGCTGGCTGCCGGGGTCAAGCCGATCATCGGTGGCGATGTGTGGCTGGCGGACGACACCGTGGAGTTTGGCTACGCCCGGCTGACGCTGCTGTGCCGGGATCGCGGTGGCTACCGGGCGCTGTCGCGCCTGCTCAGCCGGGCCTATCGCGAGGGCGCCTGCGGCGACATCCCGGTGATCCGGCGGGAGTGGCTGCAGGCGGATGCTGGCGGGCTGTTGGCCCTCTCCGGCGGCGCCCAGGGCGATATCGGCCAGGCCCTGTTGCGCGGTGACGAGGCCACCGCCCGGCGATACGCCGAGGAACACCGCCGGACTTTCGGCGAGGACGGCTTCTATCTGGAGCTCCACCGGCTGGGACGGCCGGGGGACGAGCGCCACCTGCACGCCGCCGTCGCATTGGCTGCCGACGAGGATCTACCGGTGGTGGCGACCAACGATGTCCGCTTCATGCGTCCGGAAGACTACGACGCCCACGAGGTGCGCGTCTGTATCCATCAGGGGCGCACGCTGGACGATCCCAACCGGCCGCGCCACTACACCGAGCAGCAGTACTTCGCTGATGCGGCGGACATGGCTGAGCGTTTCTCCGACCTGCCGGAGGCGCTAGAGACTAGCGTCCGCATTGCCGAGCGCTGCAGCGTCGACCTGGAGCTCGACACCAACTACCTCCCGGACTTTCCGGTCCCCGAGGGGCACACGGTCGCCTCGTTCCTGCGCGCCGAGTCCGAGCGTGGCCTGACACAGCGGCTCGAGCAGCGCGGTCTGGCGGAGGATGAAGACGCCGACGAGGTGGAGGCGACCTATCATCGGCGGCTCGATCACGAGCTGGCGGTCATTGAGCAGATGGGGTTCCCGGGGTACTTCCTCATTGTGGCTGACTTCATTCGCTGGGCGCGGGATAACCACATCCCGGTGGGGCCGGGGCGCGGTTCCGGGGCGGGCTCACTGGTCGCCTACGCCTTGGGGATCACCAACCTCGATCCCCTGCGCTACGATCTGCTCTTCGAGCGTTTCTTGAACCCCGAGCGGGTGTCCATGCCCGACTTCGACGTGGACTTCTGCATGGAGCGCCGCGACGAGGTCATCGAGTACGTCTCGGATCGTTACGGCGCCGAGAAGGTCTCACAGATCGCGACCCACGGCACCATGGCGGCGCGGGCCGTGGTCCGCGACGTGGGGCGCGTCTACGGTCACGCCTTCGGTTACATGGACCGGATCGCCAAGCTGATCCCCTTCGAGATCGGCATGACGCTGGATAAGGCGTTGGAGCAGGAAGAGGACCTGCGCGCCGAGTACGACAACGACGAGAACATCCGCGAGTTGATCGATACCGCGCGCAGCCTCGAGGGGATGGCGCGCAACGTCGGTAAGCACGCCGGCGGTGTGGTGATCGCCCCCACGGATCTGACCGATTTCTCGCCCCTCTACCGGGATCCGGAGGAGCGCGAAGACGCCGAAGCCTGGAAGGTGGCCACCCACTTCGACAAGGACGACGTCGAGGCGGTGGGCCTGGTCAAGTTCGACTTCCTCGGTCTGCGCACGCTGACCATCATCGACTGGACCGTGCAGGCGGTGAATCGCATCCTCGAGCAGCGCGGTGAGCGGGCGCTGGATATCGACGGGATCCCGCTGGATGACAGTGCCACCTTCGATCTGCTCAAGCGCTGCGCCACGACCGCCGTCTTCCAGCTGGAATCCCGCGGCATGAAGGAGCTGATCAAGCGGCTCCAGCCCGACAGCTTCGAGGATATCGTCGCCCTGGTGGCGCTGTTCCGGCCCGGGCCGCTGCAGTCGGGTATGGTGGATGACTTTGTCGAGCGCAAGCACGGCCGCTCGGCGGTGGCCGGCTACCCGACCCGGGAACTGCACCACCCGGATCTGATGCCGGTGCTCCAGCCCACCTACGGCGTCATCCTCTACCAGGAGCAGGTGCAGCGGATTGCCCAGGTCCTCGCTGGCTACAGCCTGGGGGAGGCGGACCTGCTTCGCCGCGCCATGGGCAAGAAGAAGCCCGAGGAGATGGCCAAACAACGGGCCAAATTCCTCGAGGGGGCCCAGGCCCGCGGCCTCTCCGAGGGTCACGCCACCGGCATCTTCGACCTGATGGAGAAGTTCGCCGGCTACGGCTTCAACAAGTCGCACTCGGCGGCCTATGCGCTGCTCTCCTATCAGACGGCGTGGCTCAAGTGCCACTTTCCCGCGCCGTTCATGGCCTCGGTGCTGTCCTCGGACATGGACAACACCGACAAGGTGGTGATCTTTCTCGACGAGGCCCGGGCCATGGGGCTCGAGGTGCTGCCGCCGGATGTCAATCGCAGTGACAAGCCGTTCCGGGCGGTGGACGAGCGGACCATCGTCTACGGTCTGGGGGCCATCAAGGGGGTCGGGGAGTCGGCGCTCGATGCGGTGCTCGGCGAGCGCGATGCCCATGGCCCCTTCGGCGATGTCTTCGACCTGTGCCGGCGGGTGGACACCGGGCGCGCCAACCGCCGGGTGCTGGAGGCCCTGTGCCGTTCCGGGAGCCTCGACAGTCTGGTCCCCAACCGCGCCACCGGGATGGCGCAGATCCCGGCCGCGCTGGCTGCTGCCGAGCAGGTGACGCGGGATCAGGCGGCCGGGCAGACCGACCTGTTCGGTGGTCCCGCCGAGGCGGTGATCGCCCCAGGCGGGGCCGGGGAGGAAGTCGCCGAGGAGCCCGAGTGGCCCGAGGAGGAGCGCCTGGCCGCCGAGAAGGCCACCCTCGGCCTCTTTCTCACCGGCCACCCGATCGACCGCTACGAGCACGAACTCCCTTACCTGGCCACCGATCGCTTGCAACGTCTGGCCAGCGGCGCCGGCGGTAGTGGCGGGGATGGGAACGGCGGTCGGGGGCGGTCGGTGACGGCTGCCGGGCTGGTGGTGGCGTTGCGCGTGCGGAGCACTTCCACCGGGGGCCGCCTGGCGACCCTGACTCTGGACGACCGGACCGGCCGGATCGAGGTGGTGCTGTTCCCGGAGGCGTTCAGCAAGAATCGCCACGCCTTGGAGAAGGACGCGCTACTGGTGGTTCGCGGAACGCTGGATTACGACGACTTCAGCGGCGGCTACCGGATCACCGGGGAGGAGGTGCTGGACATTGCCCAGGCACGGGAACGGGCGGCCGGACGGTTGGTGATCCCGGTGAGCGCAGCGCACGCTGCCAACGGGCTGGTGCCGCAACTGCGCCAGTTGCTCAGCAGCCACGCCGGGGACAGCCCGGTCCACGTCGATTACCGTCATCCGCGGGCCCGCGGGCGGGTCGTCTTCGGTCGCAACTGGACGGTGACGCCCAGCGATGAGCTGATCAAGCGGCTCGAGGCCGTGGTCGACGGACGGGTCGGGGTCGAGTACCCCCGCTAA
- the fabZ gene encoding 3-hydroxyacyl-ACP dehydratase FabZ, which yields MSERDAQGATDIEGIMNLLPHRYPLLLIDRVLDFQPHEHLASIKNVTINEPFFVGHFPQKPVMPGVLILESLAQACGMLAFKSVQDTLTDNDVLYLVGIDKARFKRPVQPGDQLRHDVSVRRVTRGIWIFEARGSVDGELAAECEIRCTVRTV from the coding sequence GTGAGCGAGCGTGACGCGCAAGGCGCAACGGACATCGAAGGCATCATGAACCTGCTGCCGCACCGGTATCCGCTGCTGCTGATCGACCGGGTGCTCGATTTCCAGCCCCACGAGCATCTGGCCAGCATCAAGAATGTCACCATCAACGAGCCGTTCTTCGTCGGCCATTTCCCGCAGAAACCGGTGATGCCCGGCGTTCTGATCCTTGAATCGCTGGCCCAGGCCTGCGGCATGCTCGCGTTCAAGAGCGTCCAGGATACGCTGACCGACAACGACGTTCTCTATCTGGTGGGGATCGATAAGGCGCGCTTCAAGCGCCCGGTTCAGCCCGGGGATCAGCTCCGCCACGACGTCTCGGTGCGCCGGGTGACGCGGGGCATCTGGATCTTCGAGGCCCGTGGCAGCGTCGACGGTGAGCTGGCTGCCGAGTGCGAGATCCGCTGCACGGTGCGTACGGTTTGA
- the rseP gene encoding RIP metalloprotease RseP: MMIVWSVIAFLVAIAILVTVHEAGHFFVARWCNVRVRRFSVGFGRPLLSWRGRGPDHIEYCLSAIPLGGYVQMLDEREGEVDPAERHRAFNNRPLGQRTAIVVAGPAANFLFAVVAYWLVAVLGIVELRPIVDEPIADTPAEMAGFERGEEIVAIDSRDTPTWQRVAMGLMNAGFHREDVPVTVRDEAGNEFSRTLDLRSEPKLKDTTDILGVIGLRAYTPDLPATVGRLAEDGAAGQAGLREGDRIRAIDGDPIDSWLELVERVEPRANEEVTLTYERDGEVREMTLTLGAQQRGDAEVGMLGVGPAIPEGYQERMEREVRYGPLGGVVYGAERTWDTTVVTVKVLARMVMGEASLKNIGGPVTIGQFAGDTASMGVVPFLTFLAVISISLGIINLLPIPILDGGHLLYFLTEAIRGKPVSERTQLIGQQVGIVILLGLMALAFYNDFERLLGG, encoded by the coding sequence ATGATGATCGTCTGGAGCGTCATCGCCTTCCTGGTCGCCATCGCCATCTTGGTGACCGTTCACGAGGCGGGCCATTTCTTCGTGGCCCGCTGGTGTAACGTACGGGTGCGCCGCTTCTCGGTGGGGTTTGGTCGGCCGTTGCTCAGTTGGCGTGGGCGCGGCCCCGATCACATCGAGTACTGCCTATCGGCCATCCCGCTCGGTGGCTACGTGCAGATGCTCGACGAGCGCGAGGGCGAAGTAGACCCCGCCGAGCGCCACCGGGCCTTCAACAATCGCCCCCTGGGACAGCGCACGGCCATCGTGGTCGCGGGGCCGGCAGCCAACTTCCTCTTTGCGGTGGTTGCCTACTGGCTGGTGGCAGTGCTCGGGATTGTCGAGCTGCGGCCGATTGTCGATGAGCCGATCGCGGATACCCCCGCCGAGATGGCCGGGTTCGAGCGCGGCGAGGAGATCGTCGCTATCGACAGCCGCGATACCCCCACCTGGCAACGGGTCGCCATGGGGCTAATGAACGCCGGGTTCCATCGGGAGGATGTCCCGGTCACCGTGCGCGACGAGGCGGGCAATGAATTCTCGCGCACCCTGGATCTCCGCTCCGAACCGAAGCTGAAAGACACCACCGATATCCTCGGGGTCATCGGCCTGCGTGCCTACACGCCCGATCTGCCCGCCACCGTCGGTCGCCTGGCTGAGGACGGTGCCGCTGGTCAGGCGGGGTTGCGTGAAGGCGACCGCATCCGCGCCATCGACGGCGATCCGATCGACTCGTGGCTGGAACTGGTCGAACGCGTCGAGCCGCGCGCCAACGAGGAGGTAACCCTGACCTACGAGCGGGATGGCGAGGTCCGCGAGATGACGCTCACCCTGGGGGCGCAGCAGCGGGGCGATGCCGAGGTCGGCATGCTCGGTGTCGGGCCGGCCATCCCCGAGGGGTATCAGGAGCGCATGGAGCGCGAGGTCCGTTACGGGCCGCTGGGTGGCGTGGTCTACGGGGCCGAGCGCACCTGGGATACCACCGTGGTGACGGTCAAGGTGCTCGCGCGGATGGTGATGGGCGAGGCATCGCTGAAGAACATCGGCGGCCCGGTGACCATCGGCCAGTTCGCTGGGGATACCGCCTCCATGGGTGTGGTACCGTTCCTCACCTTCCTGGCGGTGATCAGCATCAGTCTGGGCATCATCAACCTGTTGCCGATCCCGATCCTCGACGGTGGTCATCTGCTCTACTTCCTCACCGAGGCGATCCGCGGCAAGCCGGTATCCGAGCGGACCCAACTGATCGGGCAGCAGGTGGGGATCGTGATCCTGCTCGGACTGATGGCGCTGGCCTTTTACAACGATTTTGAGCGCTTGCTTGGCGGGTAA